CCCAAATTGATTTTTAATTCAGGATTGGGTGATTCAGACAGTCCTCGACTTTCCATAGCCTGCGATATTTCTTGTTTCAATAACTCCACGGCTTTTGCGAAATTAGGGTTATCGGGCTCTGATTCACTCACCTCAAAAAAGCCGAAGCTTTCATAGGCCGATAAATCAAAATCCTTATAACTGTCATTCTCGATTGTCACTAAAGATGAAGTACAGCTTCCAAGTAAGAAAAGGATTGGAAATAAGAATTGTAAACGAAAAGCTTTCATAGTGAAACTGATTTAAAAGATAGAAAATGAAATTTCTTATCTAAAATAAATTATCATTTTAAATAATATTTCAAGTCCAATAGTTTAGCGTTTTTCTTTATTCAGAGTTGACCTGTTTTTTTGTTTAGTTTATAAAAACTATTCCAATATTGAAGTTTAAATTGGATTGACCAACTAAATCTGAGCTTTCAAATCCCATGAGATATTTTGCTCCAATTCGAAACGCCATGTTAGCATTAGGTTGTATTAAGGTCCCAACTTCAGGTTTAATAGCAAATTGCCAATGAGTTTGATCAGAGGAGAAAATCCCCATATCTACTTTTCTTTGGCTTGCCATAGTACCAATTCCTACTCCTGCATATGGTCTTAAAATACCTGTTCTCAAAGCATAATAATTTGCATTGATCAAGATTGGCCAGCTGTGCTGATAGCGGTATTGTGTTCCCGAAAGTGAGGCAGTACCTTCTGTATACACTTTATCTTCTTCTTTTTTGTATAGTGTCGTGTGGCCTGCTTCTATTCCTACAGTCCAGTGAGGATCAATAAATTTTTGGTATTCGAAAACAAAACCTCTTCCAGAGACATTATCGATGAATTCTGAAGTATTTCCCATTGGAACAGTCACTGCATAGTTGAATGAGAAGAGAGAATTTTGAGCTTGGGCAAAAGACGAGATTGCCAAAACTAATATGAATGTTGCTAATAAATTTTTCATGTCTTATTTGGCTAGGTAAGGTGATTGTTCAAATGCTTGATCGATACTTGCGTCAACCCGGTTTTTAATACTACCTGCACTTCCTTCTAGAAGTCCATTGACCAAACCAGTCCATATAACAGGAATCTTGTCAGCAACAATTTCCTGATTAGGGGCAGTCATTTGCATCATCAGTGTTCCAGTCCTTACTCGAGAAACTTGTGGAGGATAATAACCTGGATAATACCATCCCCATCCTGGTCCCCAACCCGGGTAGAACCAGTTCCAATACCACCAGTCATAGTAGAAGTATATTTGGTCTGTCTGTGCTACAGTGGGCAAAATAATTAGGTCTGGACTGTTTCCTGAAGGAATCTCTGTATATCCCTTTTCATTCATGTTAAGACGAATGGCACTTAAAATATAGCCTGCAGCCACAGGATCTAAGTAATCTGGTTCGTCACCTGGATTAAGGTCAATAAAATCATCTGTAATAAGCACAACTTTATTTGGTAAGGAATAGGTTGTTTGACTGTTGAAATCAAAAGAGGCATCGTAGTTCGTGTATACAATGTCTAGCTCGTCAACGTACTCTGCACCATCTGGCTTACAAGATAGTGATAGCGCACCTAGCAACAGGATCGCTGTTAATTGGTAAAGTTTTCGTTTCATTTGGTTTTAATTGGAATTTTTAATTTTCATCTATAAAAGGAAGCTCTTGCTGCATCGCATTCCTAATTGTATTGTGGATGTAACTGTCTATTTGAAGGAATTTTGCGGCATCGAAAGCGCTAGTAGCTTTTTTAAATTTCTTGTAAAAACTCGAATGTAATTTAGTGAGTTGTAAATCATTTTTTAAGGTCCTTTTTGCCAAATCATCGGCTTCTATTTCACCAATGGAATCATACTCTTCTAAATAATCATTAATGATTTTCATTCGCTCACGAGAAAGCATTTTTCTTTTAGCTTCATATTCTTGATAGATTGTCCAAAAAGAAGGAGCTACCGCATCAGGTAAATCCATATAAGCATCAACAAGCATCTTTTTGTCCTTACCAAAAGTTTCTTGAATTAAGGTAATTTCATCATCAGCCGTCATTTCCTGAGCGAAGCCACTCAACGAAAAAAGGCATAAGAGCAAAATGAATGGTGTTTTTTGTTTTAACATGATAAAAATGATTTAGTGAAAGAACTACTCAAAAATACTATATCTTAATTGGAAATATTAGCATAAAACTAAGAAATTGACCTGAATTCACTAGTTTATAGCCTAAAAACATAAATTTTTAGAAGGATTCGTTGATATTTAAATAAAAACCTGAATTTCCTTTTCTTCCAAAACCGTAGTCCGCAGAAATTGTTGTTCTGTTTTCTTTGTTGATCATTACTCTTAAGCCAATACCATAAGCAGCGTTGATTTTCTCCATTAATTTTTCCTGTGTCATTTTACTTCCAAAAGAAGAAGCGTTAAAGAATAAAGTGCCGCCAAAAGTATCTTTCTCCTTTTGAAGAGGAAAGCGGTATTCTACCTCAGAATAAATCATGGATTCTCCCCTAAATCTACCTTGGGCATATCCTCGTCCAGATCTGCCAAACATATCATATCCTATGGAAGGTAAACTCATGTAAGGTAGGTTGCCGGAAACTAGAAAATTTCCATAGCCCCAAAGCGCTAAAAGATGTCTCTTTCTTTGATTATTTAAATTAAAATAATGTCTGTAATCTAACAATAGGGTAGACGAGGATTGGTCTGAACCCAAAAATTCAGGGTTGATTTTGTAGGAGATTAAAGCAAAATTTTTCTCATATGGAGAAACAGCCACATCCCTGTTTTCCATCACCGCATTTAAAGTAATTCCAGATAGGGTGTATTTTTCCAAATCAAACCCTAATTGATCATTATAGAAATCATGTGAAAATGTGAAATCTGGATTGATCTCATCATTTAGGAAATTGGTGATCTTACTAAATTTATCGAGATGGTATCCAGCACCTATGTAAAATTTAGAATCACTTATTCTTTTGAGAACTGTTTCATAAAAGCGAAACCAAGTGTAATCCATTTGCTGTTCTCCCCAATAAACTCCCGATTGGTTAGGGTTCTCTTCGGGCACGTTTGGAGAAGAGGCTCCTAGACCGAAAGTAGGCTGGGAAGTGATAAAGTATCTCCAGTCTCCCACCAAAACCCATTTGTCTTCGGATAGGAAGACATTGGATCTTGAACTGAAAATCCATTGTTTTTTTGTCGTGTATAAAAAGTTTCCAACAAGATTCGAAAGGTGGGTTGTTTCTTTGGTACCCATTCTCCAAGTGGCGGAAGGAGCTAACCCGAATAGCCAGCCGTTGGCTGGGTTGGAACCAATGGCTGGAAGTGGAATTAATTTAAACTCTCGAATCT
Above is a window of Algoriphagus machipongonensis DNA encoding:
- a CDS encoding BamA/TamA family outer membrane protein codes for the protein MKKQFVILFFCYFLFESNSYSQDSVTYKPNQIREFKLIPLPAIGSNPANGWLFGLAPSATWRMGTKETTHLSNLVGNFLYTTKKQWIFSSRSNVFLSEDKWVLVGDWRYFITSQPTFGLGASSPNVPEENPNQSGVYWGEQQMDYTWFRFYETVLKRISDSKFYIGAGYHLDKFSKITNFLNDEINPDFTFSHDFYNDQLGFDLEKYTLSGITLNAVMENRDVAVSPYEKNFALISYKINPEFLGSDQSSSTLLLDYRHYFNLNNQRKRHLLALWGYGNFLVSGNLPYMSLPSIGYDMFGRSGRGYAQGRFRGESMIYSEVEYRFPLQKEKDTFGGTLFFNASSFGSKMTQEKLMEKINAAYGIGLRVMINKENRTTISADYGFGRKGNSGFYLNINESF
- a CDS encoding DUF4136 domain-containing protein; amino-acid sequence: MKRKLYQLTAILLLGALSLSCKPDGAEYVDELDIVYTNYDASFDFNSQTTYSLPNKVVLITDDFIDLNPGDEPDYLDPVAAGYILSAIRLNMNEKGYTEIPSGNSPDLIILPTVAQTDQIYFYYDWWYWNWFYPGWGPGWGWYYPGYYPPQVSRVRTGTLMMQMTAPNQEIVADKIPVIWTGLVNGLLEGSAGSIKNRVDASIDQAFEQSPYLAK
- a CDS encoding outer membrane beta-barrel protein — protein: MKNLLATFILVLAISSFAQAQNSLFSFNYAVTVPMGNTSEFIDNVSGRGFVFEYQKFIDPHWTVGIEAGHTTLYKKEEDKVYTEGTASLSGTQYRYQHSWPILINANYYALRTGILRPYAGVGIGTMASQRKVDMGIFSSDQTHWQFAIKPEVGTLIQPNANMAFRIGAKYLMGFESSDLVGQSNLNFNIGIVFIN